In the genome of Dickeya fangzhongdai, one region contains:
- the rfaH gene encoding transcription/translation regulatory transformer protein RfaH, translating into MRAWYLLYCKRGQLLRAKEHLERQEVACLSPMIALEKIVRGKRTEVSEPLFPNYLFVEFDPEHIHTTTISSTRGVSHFVRFGNLPALVPQQVIDDLLQHPCATHIDPETPQPGDEVTITEGVFSGLQAIYTEPDGEARSMLLLNLLNKQVRQSIDNRQFRKA; encoded by the coding sequence ATGCGAGCCTGGTACCTACTTTATTGCAAGCGCGGCCAACTGTTACGGGCAAAAGAACACCTGGAACGTCAGGAAGTGGCCTGCCTGAGCCCGATGATCGCGCTGGAGAAAATCGTACGAGGGAAACGAACCGAGGTCAGCGAGCCGCTGTTCCCCAATTATCTGTTCGTCGAGTTCGACCCGGAGCACATACACACCACCACCATCAGCTCGACGCGCGGCGTGAGTCATTTTGTCCGTTTCGGCAACCTGCCGGCCCTGGTGCCTCAACAGGTGATTGACGATTTGCTGCAGCATCCGTGCGCCACGCATATCGACCCGGAAACGCCGCAACCCGGCGACGAGGTGACCATTACCGAAGGGGTGTTCAGCGGCCTGCAGGCCATCTACACCGAACCGGATGGCGAAGCGCGTTCCATGCTGCTGCTCAATCTGCTGAACAAGCAGGTGCGGCAAAGCATCGACAACCGTCAGTTCCGAAAAGCGTAA